A region of the Sodalis ligni genome:
GGCTTCGTAAAGCCTGGAAACTGAACCGGTAGCCGCCGATGTCCGCCAGATCGCCGGTTTTCATCCGTATATCCCGTTCCAGACTGTAATTCTGGCTGAAGGTGATGCCTATCACCGTGACCGCCACCCCCAGATGGCCGAGCACCATGCCCCAGTGGCTAGGGGTCAGATGAGCCAGACCTCGCCAGAACGAGCGGCGATGGCCGGCGCGCTCCCGTAACTCCATCAGGGTCAGAGTCATCACCCAAAGGGACATCATCAGACCGGTTACGGTCATGCCGCGAATGTCATCTCCCATCAGCCGGGGCAACAATAACGACATGGCCAGGCAGCCCGCGAACGCCCATGACAGGCGCTTGATCCATTTTTTTGCCTCATCCCGCCGCCAGCGGATAAGCGGACCAATCCCCATCAGCAGCGCAAACGGCGCCATCAGCCAGGTGAACATACTGTTAAAGAACGGCTCGCCGACGGAGATACTGCCCATGCCTAACTGTTTATGGATCAGGGGCAGCAGCGTACCCAGTAGTACCACCAGCATTGCCGCCATCAGCAGCACGTTATTGCTCAGCAAAAAGGTCTCGCGGGAGAACAGCTCGTTTTGCGCCCGGCTGCGTACTTTGCCGCCCTGAATGGCATACAGCAGCAGCGAACCGCCGATCAGCAGCACCAAAAATGCCAGGATAAACATCCCGCGCGCCGGATCGGAGGCAAAGGAGTGTACCGACACCAGCACCCCGGAGCGCACCAAAAACGTCCCCAGCAGACAGAGGGAGAAAACGGTAATGGCCAGCAGCACGGTCCATGATCTGAAGGTGCCGCGTTTCTCGGTCACCGACAGGGAATGCAGCAGCGCCGTGCCCGCCAGCCAGGGCATAAACGAGGCGTTTTCCACCGGATCCCAGAACCACCAACCGCCCCAGCCCAGTTCGTAATAGGCCCAGGAGGAGCCGAGCACGATGCCTAAGGTCAAAAAAATCCAGGCGGCCTGAGTCCAGGGACGCGACCAGCGCGCCCAAGCGGTGTCCAGACGACCGGCGATAAGAGATGCGATGGCGAAGGAAAACGCCACGGAGAATCCCACGTACCCCATATACAGCAGCGGCGGATGAAAGATTAACCCGATATCCTGCAGCACCGGATTCAAATCGTGCCCGTCAATGGGATAATCCGGCAGGGTACGGCTAAAGGGATTGGAGGTGAGTAAAATAAAGGCGAGAAAACCGGTATTTATCATCCCCATCACCGCCAGCACCCGTGCCACCGCCTCGTCGGGCATACGGCGGCTGAACAGCGCTACCGCCAGCGTCCAGCAGCCCAGCAGCAGCACCCACAGCAGTAACGACCCCTCATGGGCGCCCCAGGTGGCGGCAATGCGGTAATATAGCGGCAGGCGGGTATTGGAATTATTCACCACGTAAATCAAGGTAAAATCATTGACCACAAACCCGTACACCAGACAAATAAAGGCCCCGCTGATGCACACAAACAGTCCGCAGGCCAGCGGACGCGCTGTCGCCATGAGCCTTGCATCCTGACGCGCCGCGCCCCACAGCGGATAGATGCTCAATAACAGCGCCAGCGCCATAGCCAGGCAGAGCAGGAAATCACCCAATTCGGGAATCACGGCGTCACCTTCGTTTGGATAATACTGAAGCTGCCGGAAGCGGAGCGCGAGCCAACGGAAGGAAGAATGGCCGAACTTTTCACGTCTTCCGCCACTTCGGGCGGCGTGTAATTTTCATCGTGTTTCGCCAGCACCTCCTTCGCCTGCACCAGATTACCGGCCTCCAGCACACCCTGCGCCACCACTCCCTGCCCTTCCCGGAACAGATCCGGCAGGATACCGTCATAACTTACCGTAATCGCACCGGCGGCATCATAAATTTTAAAGGTCACTTTCAGGGTTTGCGCATCCCGCCGCACGCTGCCGGGCATGACCAGGCCGCCGATGCGTAGACGCTGGCCGATATGCGGCAAAGCATGCTGCTCGCCTTTACCCAGCAGCATCTCACGCGGGGTATAAAACAGGTCGATATTGGAACTCAGCGCATACAAGAAAAGCGTCACGGCAAGCGCACCGCCCGCCAGCATGCCGAACAACAGATAGAGGCGGTTTTTACGGCGAGGATTCACTGGCTATTCCCCCGTTGCGGGGCGGCGGCGCTGTGCGGCCCGGGGGCTGATGCGCTCTGGCGGATACGCCGCAGGCGCGCCTGCCGGCGACGGATTTCCGCCAACAGGGCCCGGCGCTGCCACAGGGTATGCACGATTAACGCCGCCAGCGGCGCCAACGTCGAGGCCACCGCCAGCCAGACATAGAAAGCATACCCCCCCATGGCAAAAAAAGCCGTCCAGGAACTGAATGCGGGGTTCATGACGCACGTCCCTTTGTCGCCAATGCCACTACCCAGGGACGATGGCATTCTTGCCGCAGTATCAGATTGCGCAAACGCATCAGCGCTAGTGTCAAGAAAAACAGCAAATAACCGAGGATGGCCCAGCGCAGCGGGGTACGCATACTGGGATCAATGCTTTGCTGCATATGGCTAGAACCCTGATGCAGGGTATTCCACCACTCCACCGAATAATGAATGATGGGAATATTCACCACGCCCACCAAGATCAGAATACCGGCGGCCCGCCCGGCCAGGCGCCGATCTTCAAAAGCGTTATATAACGCGATGACGCCCAGATATAAAAACAGTAATACCAGCTCAGACGTCAGGCGGGCATCCCATACCCACCAGGTACCCCACATAGGCTTGCCCCAGGCGGAGCCGCTCACCAGCGCAATAAAGGTAAATACCGCGCCCACCGGCGCCATCGCCGCCGCCGCCAAGTCCGCCATCTTTATTTGCCAGACCAGGCCAACAGACGCCGCCAGCGCCATCGCCATATAAATTCCCATCGACCACATGGCGGCGGGCACATGTACATAGATGATGCGAAAACCATTACCCTGCTGATAGTCCGCCGGCGCAAAACCAAATCCCCAGACCCAGCCCACTATCAATGAGCCCGCCGTGGCCAGCGCCAGCCAGGGAATCAGACCGCCGCACAGCCGGTAAAGCCGCTCAGGCCTGCTCAATTGATGCAACAATTTCCACATGCAACATTGTCCACTGTCAAAACCATCCAATCGCCGCGGTGAAATTCATTGCAACGTTACGCGTAACGCCGCGGCGGCGGCAACAGGCGCCAACATGACGCT
Encoded here:
- the ccmD gene encoding heme exporter protein CcmD codes for the protein MNPAFSSWTAFFAMGGYAFYVWLAVASTLAPLAALIVHTLWQRRALLAEIRRRQARLRRIRQSASAPGPHSAAAPQRGNSQ
- a CDS encoding heme lyase CcmF/NrfE family subunit, which produces MIPELGDFLLCLAMALALLLSIYPLWGAARQDARLMATARPLACGLFVCISGAFICLVYGFVVNDFTLIYVVNNSNTRLPLYYRIAATWGAHEGSLLLWVLLLGCWTLAVALFSRRMPDEAVARVLAVMGMINTGFLAFILLTSNPFSRTLPDYPIDGHDLNPVLQDIGLIFHPPLLYMGYVGFSVAFSFAIASLIAGRLDTAWARWSRPWTQAAWIFLTLGIVLGSSWAYYELGWGGWWFWDPVENASFMPWLAGTALLHSLSVTEKRGTFRSWTVLLAITVFSLCLLGTFLVRSGVLVSVHSFASDPARGMFILAFLVLLIGGSLLLYAIQGGKVRSRAQNELFSRETFLLSNNVLLMAAMLVVLLGTLLPLIHKQLGMGSISVGEPFFNSMFTWLMAPFALLMGIGPLIRWRRDEAKKWIKRLSWAFAGCLAMSLLLPRLMGDDIRGMTVTGLMMSLWVMTLTLMELRERAGHRRSFWRGLAHLTPSHWGMVLGHLGVAVTVIGITFSQNYSLERDIRMKTGDLADIGGYRFSFQALRSLTGPNYTGAAAVFDVTHNGKPEARLQAEKRYYSVSRTVTTEAAISGGLTRDLYAALGEEMDDGAWAVRLYYKPFVRWIWLGGLLMAAGGACCLADPRYRAQKKSRLSESGEQ
- the ccmE gene encoding cytochrome c maturation protein CcmE: MNPRRKNRLYLLFGMLAGGALAVTLFLYALSSNIDLFYTPREMLLGKGEQHALPHIGQRLRIGGLVMPGSVRRDAQTLKVTFKIYDAAGAITVSYDGILPDLFREGQGVVAQGVLEAGNLVQAKEVLAKHDENYTPPEVAEDVKSSAILPSVGSRSASGSFSIIQTKVTP
- a CDS encoding heme ABC transporter permease, translating into MWKLLHQLSRPERLYRLCGGLIPWLALATAGSLIVGWVWGFGFAPADYQQGNGFRIIYVHVPAAMWSMGIYMAMALAASVGLVWQIKMADLAAAAMAPVGAVFTFIALVSGSAWGKPMWGTWWVWDARLTSELVLLFLYLGVIALYNAFEDRRLAGRAAGILILVGVVNIPIIHYSVEWWNTLHQGSSHMQQSIDPSMRTPLRWAILGYLLFFLTLALMRLRNLILRQECHRPWVVALATKGRAS